From the Candidatus Methylomirabilota bacterium genome, one window contains:
- a CDS encoding DUF4926 domain-containing protein: protein MTYHILDTVVLTRDLDIEGLRKGDLGAVVEMYAPDGLEVEFVTASGKTAALLTLNAHHVRPVADDDLISVRTCRRSA, encoded by the coding sequence ATGACATATCACATCCTCGACACGGTGGTCCTCACCCGCGACCTCGACATCGAAGGGTTGCGCAAGGGCGATCTCGGCGCCGTAGTGGAGATGTATGCGCCAGACGGGCTGGAGGTCGAGTTCGTGACGGCGTCCGGCAAGACTGCAGCCCTGCTCACGCTAAATGCCCACCACGTCCGGCCGGTGGCCGACGACGATCTGATCTCCGTCAGAACGTGCCGTCGCTCTGCTT